Genomic DNA from Fusarium keratoplasticum isolate Fu6.1 chromosome 2, whole genome shotgun sequence:
ggcggcgatgatcgtggtgatgaggatggtacCGATGAGCCCGGTTCCAGTGCGAGGTTCGACAGTTGGGTACAGGAGCGCAATTGGACGCCAGACCGCGTCCGCCGCATCATCCAACGAGACAGCAAACGATTATTGGGCACCATATTGAACATTAGTTCGTGGCGGCAGATTGCCATCGCCATATCCCGTCGATATTTGGACAAGGCATTCAAGGAGTCAACGATAGATGgggtcgaagaagacgacgacggtgtggACGATAACCCGATCGATTTACAAGCCGGCCATGGAACGCACGTGGCCGGCATGGTATACGCACGAGAGTTGCAGCAAGGGTTATTCAGCACGGCCACGATGCGCGATAAGTTTCGGTCCGTCAGTCGTCAGTGGCATCGGTTTTTTTGGAGTTCCGCGAGGGCGATAGTTTAGCCGTAGCGATACGCCGAAAGCGGGAGCCATTCGAGACGGAGCGGGAGTACCACCAGTTGCAGCGTTTCAGGCGATTACAgcaggtcgacattgccgcccggttgagggagatgataGGACCAGACGCCGCATTCCGTGGCCAGCAAGAGACGGTGATCCGGGCCATCATGCGGGGAGAGAGCCCGATTGTGCAGATCGCAGGCACGGGAGAAGGCAAGAGCATGTCGTTCATGTTACCGGCGTATTGttccagcgacgacggagggacaaccatcgtcatcgtgcCGTTGGTAGCATTGCGAGATGATTTGCACGGCCGTTGTGCCAAAGCCAGATCGCGACATACGTTTGGAACAGTCGCGGCGGGCACCAGATCACCCCCATCGTGTTCGTCACGCCCGAGTCGGCAGTGACAAAAGGGTTCGGCGATTTTGTGAACCGGTTGCAGGCACGGAAAGCGTTGGATCGTGTCGTTGTGGATGAGTGCCACGCCATTTTGGACAGTACCAGCCAATTCCGGCCGcagttgatggagttgggCCGGGTGTTAAACGAATGGGGCGTCCAAAAAGGTATTTTTTGACGGCCACGTTGCCACCAGATGAGATTGGGAGGTTTTTCGAGGTCGTGGGGTTATCAGCCAGCCGTGTAAAGGTATTCCGATCACgaacgacgaggccgaaTATCGGGTATAGGGTAGTGGTTGTTCGATCAGCCAAGCGCAGAGATCaccacaagaagcagcagcagcagcagcagcagaataCCAGTCAGACCGGTAGCGGCGAGGTTGGGGCAGACCAAGAGGCGGAAGACAGCCGCGTGGTCAAGATCGTGCAGGATTGGTTACACAGAAACAGCCAAGGTCGCGTCATCGTTtacgccaacaccatcgaccggGTTGAACGATTGGGGCGATTATTGGAGTGCAGCGTGTTTCATTCCAAGGTCGACACAGCAGCGGGCAAGACGCAGCGATTGAGGTCGTGGATCGATCAAGGTCATTTAATCGTGGCCACGAACGCGTTAGGGTTAGGGGTCGACGTGCCAGATGTGCGGTTAGTGGTCCACGCCGGATGCCGAACCGATTGCGAGATTACGTGCAGGAAAGCGGACGGGCCGGGCGGGACGGTGGCCATagcgaggccgtcgtcgtcatatGCCAGCAGGGGGAGGAAGCAGGAGGTCCACGgtcatcaaccaaggcaggagaagaagaaggaaggcgGTAGCATCAGATAAGGCCAAGTGGCCAGCAAAGGAAGCAGCCGTTGAGCGGTTTATCAGTGCGAAGTGGTGCCGCCGTGTGGTGTTGGACCAGGTGATAGATGGCCATAATACGATCGAGCAGGTTGTCATCCAGAGTCGGAGGTGGCATGTGATGTGTGTCAGCGGCAACGGACCAATTGGCATTAGAGGAGGATATGTTATGGTTTGAAAGAGAAGGCGACATGGCGGTAGAGGTGGAAGCAAAGAGGGTGCAGGAGTGCCAAGAgacggaggttgaggagcgttTCAGGAGGGCACAGCAGAACAGCCGATACGAGCAGTTCAGGGCCAGACAGGACGCAATGCAGGTaaacgaggaggccaagatgttagaggaggagttggcaCTGATGGCCGGTCGATGTATGGGTTGTTTCATGGCGACGGGCACGGTAGAGGACGACCAATTCATCCGAGGGAAGAGTGCCCGGACGAGGTGCGAGGTGGTGGCGACAGGTAAGACGATGCGAGGAGAAATGGCAGCAGggcatgttcaagaagggcgtGATGCGGATTTTTCCGTTGTTCTTGGTGCGGGTTACCGCAATATATTTGCAACGCATGGGAGGCAGTGGGCGATGATCAGGGGACGTATAGGTTGCGGAGAGATAGGGAGTGCCAGTACGCCGGTTATTGGTGAGCGTATGGGGAGCGGCTAGCATGGTATGAGACCGATGTCAACGAggtgatggggaagatggatgtggagCGACAGTATGATTGGCAAGATAAGGACGATCAAGAGATTTACGGGGAGGGGGTTAATGAAGTGGTTAGGGGATAAAGTTCAAATGGGTTCATTAGAGACGAGCAGGTTTCTGTCAGGGTTTTATGATATTATCCAGTTAATGATGAAgcaggggaggaggagagtgagGGTGTGGCAGGaggagacgatgacgaggaagctTTCGCCATTAGCCGCAATATGCGAGCGTTGGGAGCAAGCAGCGAGCAAACATATGTGGTTATTCAGGAGGGTCAGAGGGAGGAAGGGGAAGGTATTATTCCGGATTGTGCGGCACAGCGGGTGGGGAGATGAGGGTGGCACATCACTATAGGCAGATGATGGGGGAGAAGGTCACGAGTTTTCAGATAAAAAATATACAGGATGTATGTAGATGGTTAGGGGATTAGTAGAGTGGGGTGGCGGAGGTATGGAAGGGGTTATGCCAGGTAGTAATGTAGATAGGTTATGGATATGAGGGGGTAGATAGATAATGGGAGAGACAATTAGGTCCGTTACAAAAGAGTCAGGCAAGGAACAAAAGGATTTATAATGTAAGAAGTCGCAGCAGGGGCGGTTGCATACAAGGAAGGAATGATTAGCGAGTCAAGAGGATTATAGTAGCATTAAAGTGCATTGTATATTGGAAGGAGATGAAAGTATAGAAAAGAGGCAGATAGAGGAATAGAAGGTAGCAGTTAGTAAGTAGATAGGTTAAATAGAAAATGATATATAGAATATAGAATGGATTACAGATACCATAAAGAGTTATGGGATTTTAACCAAAGAGGAATGAGCAATAGGGGGAGAAAAAAGCAGGATTAGTAATGGgtatagctatatataggGCAATTATATTATATGGATAAAGAGGAAAAGGTAAGGAGAGATAGGTAATAATGGGGATAATAGGGTTaaggagaaaagagaggagagaagagagagagagagagagagggtgtAAGTATTATATGTATAGGGTAAAGAGCAAATGTAAATATCTCATAATCATAAATATagaaaaaataaaaataaaaggtAAAATGcaaatataaaaaaaaaaaaataaaaaatataagatatataaagctaatataaaagaaaaaaaaaaaaaaaaaaaaataaataaaagggAAGAGATAAAAGTAAGATAAGAAGAgaatataaaaaaaaaagataaaaggAATATAAGaggaaattataaaaaaaagtaaataaaaagataaatatataagataaaaaaaaaaaaaaattaaaataaaaaagtaattataaatataagtagAGAGAAATTAAGAAGATATTTAAGAAGAAGGTTAAGGAAAGGAGTAATTTATAAGGGTTAGGGTAAGGTTTAAGCAGGTTAGGGTGAGTAGTTTATTAATATGGTTAGGGGGAGGatttgagaagaaggttagggTGAGTAGTTTATAAATATGGTTAGGGGGGAGGatttgagaagaaggttagggTGAGTAGTTTTATGAATTATGGTttgggggaggaagaaggttAGGGGAGTAAGGGTCCATATACGGTCATAAAGAGCCGAGG
This window encodes:
- a CDS encoding Atp-dependent dna helicase, with product MESQGSQDGIGGGGDDRGDEDGTDEPGSSARFDSWVQERNWTPDRVRRIIQRDSKRLLGTILNISSWRQIAIAISRRYLDKAFKESTIDGVEEDDDGVDDNPIDLQAGHGTHVAGMVYARELQQGLFSTATMRDKFRLAVAIRRKREPFETEREYHQLQRFRRLQQVDIAARLREMIGPDAAFRGQQETVIRAIMRGESPIVQIAGTGEGKSMSFMLPAYCSSDDGGTTIVIVPQIATYVWNSRGGHQITPIVFVTPESAVTKGFGDFVNRLQARKALDRVVVDECHAILDSTSQFRPQLMELGRVLNEWGVQKAKRRDHHKKQQQQQQQNTSQTGSGEVGADQEAEDSRVVKIVQDWLHRNSQGRVIVYANTIDRVERLGRLLECSVFHSKVDTAAGKTQRLRSWIDQGHLIVATNALGLGVDVPDVRLVVHAGCRTDCEITCRKADGPGGTVAIARPSSSYASRGRKQEVHGHQPRQEKKKEGGSIR